One window of Lepeophtheirus salmonis chromosome Z, UVic_Lsal_1.4, whole genome shotgun sequence genomic DNA carries:
- the LOC121130087 gene encoding leucine-rich repeat and calponin homology domain-containing protein isoform X2 encodes MMMALSVAASSSPTPPPASHHSQHPDGKGGVILASSLSLSLEKLLDQAETSGELKLSGRNLKSFPRAGPSKSYNYLRDTVVADLSRNKLNEVPDECTKFSSMEKFLLYHNTIKSIPDSIIALHSLQFLDLSRNQLSYLPANLCQLPLQGLIVNNNRLVSLPEEIGKMQTLMELDASCNEIAHLPVQIGDLSSLKCLKLRRNHLQEIPVEISYLQLSTLDLSGNRISILPVELRFMTSVIDINLEENPLTCPPANLCSRGRIHIYKYLEIQAIKEDRRRGVLTDSEYRRSFRKTGTNQLSDMGFNNMFNCDPRRKRNTADSGYGSEQPLERRWSQDFNQEIQDYHPDEAKRLILKAASSSTISRSINKVSHVEKKVPPHTSSGSSTASSGYSSLCGPHWENGGMSNNVLNLGQNPLDCDYKNPSIAGSISSSQYYHSPNSVEGSYHKMMDGMTISNERNHNKPTGDFVDSTSQERSVYGHNSSVKRGGDKGATTHLPNHPTLSRPNPASSSSKLSSPRHNPPNPPLSTHESKILPHSSSTTTTTTTNVSSSNISIISNKYSGMVSPPNKINGSSGLPLPSKLTRSSDPHTKVHSQTYRQYKEQLRQQRNNGSNHDYSNSNEIPPPLSEEQQSNDIKSRLSSHPHNHITHGHGNTMKLGKHNGTSSSFAYSYDVKTMQKEAVLSFVKSKSNGSSNTVNSSKLPSSSGIPQPSLNSSSRLKMPQHSNTTTTIDQNRTFTARREAEKSATSETHIQQLKMHLENRLRLTLPDDISGSLVDGVILCHMANHVKPRSVPSIHVPSPAVPKLTSAKCRKNVENFLLACRKIGVRDDLICSPSDVLEPRKQGTVRIAISISELLRFQQPKMTMMMMMANGN; translated from the exons ATCTATCTCGAAATAAACTTAATGAAGTACCAGATGAATGTACTAAATTCAGTTCAATGGAAAAGTTCCTACTCTATCACAACACCATTAAGTCTATTCCAGACTCTATTATAGCCTTGCATTCGCTCCAATTTTTGGATCTCAG ccGCAATCAACTTAGTTATCTTCCTGCCAATTTATGTCAGCTTCCTTTACAAGGTCTAATTGTCAACAATAACCGTTTAGTTAGTTTACCTGAAGAAATTGGAAAAATGCAAACTCTAATGGAACTTGATGCATCCTGTAACGAAATCGCTCATTTGCCTGTTCAAATAGGAGATTTGTCATCCCTAAAATGTCTCAAACTACGCCGAAATCATTTACAAGAAATCCCTGTGGAAATTTCCTACTTGCAATTGTCAACTCTAGACTTGAGTGGTAACCGCATATCCATTCTTCCTGTCGAGCTCCGTTTCATGACATCTGTTATTGATATAAACCTTGAAGAAAATCCGCTAACTTGTCCTCCTGcaaat CTTTGTTCACGTGGaagaattcatatatataaatatcttgaaATTCAAGCCATTAAAGAAGATCGAAGGAGAGGTGTTTTAACAGATTCTGAGTATAGGCGATCATTTCGTAAAACCGGAACTAATCAACTGAGCGATATGGG gtTTAACAACATGTTTAATTGTGATCCTAGAAGAAAACGAAATACGGCGGATAGTGGCTATGGAAGTGAGCAGCCGCTAGAGCGTCGTTGGTCTCAGGATTTTAACCAAGAG ataCAAGACTACCACCCGGACGAAGCTAAGCGACTCATTCTCAAGGCAGCTAGTTCTAGTACAATATCTAGGTCAATAAATAAAGTCAGTCATGTCGAAAAAAAAGTTCCTCCACATACTAGCTCTGGATCTAGTACTGCTAGCTCGGGTTATAGTTCATTATGCGGGCCCCATTGGGAAAACGGAGGAATGAGTAATAATGTCCTTAATCTCGGACAAAACCCATTAGATTGTGATTATAAAAACCCATCTATAGCCGGATCCATCTCCTCCTCTCAGTACTATCATTCGCCTAATAGTGTAGAAGGATCATATCATAAG ATGATGGACGGAATGACTATCTCGAATGAAAGAAATCATAATAAGCCGACAGGAGATTTTGTGGATTCTACAAGTCAAGAAAGGAGTGTGTATGGTCACAATTCGTCTGTAAAAAGGGG tggagATAAAGGAGCAACGACTCATTTACCAAACCATCCTACTTTATCGAGACCTAATCCTGCCTCCTCCTCTTCCAAGCTATCCTCTCCCCGCCATAATCCCCCAAATCCTCCTTTATCCACTCATGAATCTAAAATCTTACCTCATTCTTCGTCTACAACAACGACAACAACTACTAATGTTTCGAGTAgtaatattagtataatatcCAATAAATATTCGGGAATGGTATCGCCGCCTAATAAGATAAATGGTAGTAGTGGTTTGCCCCTTCCTTCTAAACTGACTAGATCATCAGATCCACACACTAAAGTCCACTCTCAAACGTATAG GCAATATAAGGAGCAGCTACGCCAACAGAGAAACAATGGATCTAATCATGATTACTCGAATTCGAATGAAATACCGCCGCCGCTGAGTGAAGAGCAACAATCTAATGATATCAAAAGCCGTTTGTCATCACATCCTCATAATCATATAACGCATGGACATGGTAACACCATGAAGCTCGGAAAACACAATGGAACGTCATCATCATTTGCGTATTCATATGATGTTAAAACAATGCAGAAGGAAGCTGTACTATCGTTTGTTAAG tcaaaATCAAATGGGTCCAGTAATACTGTTAATTCATCCAAATTACCCTCATCTTCCGGGATTCCACAGCCATCCTTGAACTCTTCATCGAGACTAAAGATGCCACAGCATTCCAATACTACTACAACTATAGATCAAAACAGAACATTCACTGCTAGACGAGAAGCTGAGAAATCTGCCACTTCTGAAACGCACATTCAACAGTTAAAAATG catCTTGAAAATAGATTAAGGCTGACTCTACCGGATGACATATCTGGATCTCTAGTTGATGGAGTGATATTATGTCATATGGCTAATCATGTAAAACCAAGATCAGTGCCTAGCATTCACGTCCCATCCCCTGCTGTGCCCAAACTCACTTCTGCCAAGTGCCGTAAAAATGTGGAAAACTTTTTATTGGCCTGTAGAAAAATCGGAGTCCGTGAT GACTTGATTTGCTCTCCCTCAGATGTTTTAGAGCCACGAAAGCAGGGTACAGTTCGTATAGCTATATCTATTTCCGAACTACTTCGATTTCAACAGCCCAAAATgacgatgatgatgatgatggcTAATGGCAACTGA
- the LOC121130087 gene encoding leucine-rich repeat and calponin homology domain-containing protein isoform X4 — MMMALSVAASSSPTPPPASHHSQHPDGKGGVILASSLSLSLEKLLDQAETSGELKLSGRNLKSFPRAGPSKSYNYLRDTVVADLSRNKLNEVPDECTKFSSMEKFLLYHNTIKSIPDSIIALHSLQFLDLSRNQLSYLPANLCQLPLQGLIVNNNRLVSLPEEIGKMQTLMELDASCNEIAHLPVQIGDLSSLKCLKLRRNHLQEIPVEISYLQLSTLDLSGNRISILPVELRFMTSVIDINLEENPLTCPPANLCSRGRIHIYKYLEIQAIKEDRRRGVLTDSEYRRSFRKTGTNQLSDMGFNNMFNCDPRRKRNTADSGYGSEQPLERRWSQDFNQEIQDYHPDEAKRLILKAASSSTISRSINKVSHVEKKVPPHTSSGSSTASSGYSSLCGPHWENGGMSNNVLNLGQNPLDCDYKNPSIAGSISSSQYYHSPNSVEGSYHKMMDGMTISNERNHNKPTGDFVDSTSQERSVYGHNSSVKRGQYKEQLRQQRNNGSNHDYSNSNEIPPPLSEEQQSNDIKSRLSSHPHNHITHGHGNTMKLGKHNGTSSSFAYSYDVKTMQKEAVLSFVKSKSNGSSNTVNSSKLPSSSGIPQPSLNSSSRLKMPQHSNTTTTIDQNRTFTARREAEKSATSETHIQQLKMHLENRLRLTLPDDISGSLVDGVILCHMANHVKPRSVPSIHVPSPAVPKLTSAKCRKNVENFLLACRKIGVRDEDLFDWDNVSPLPDLERILTTLLALEETLYSAQISSSSCSDELVGPLDEDPTSLAQPPHYPDLVPIEETTNMRLVNSQPNNNINTTDLFLNKTTTTTTSLQPQIINNHNNFFESFFLSGLLLGTVLLLYLYPPPQ; from the exons ATCTATCTCGAAATAAACTTAATGAAGTACCAGATGAATGTACTAAATTCAGTTCAATGGAAAAGTTCCTACTCTATCACAACACCATTAAGTCTATTCCAGACTCTATTATAGCCTTGCATTCGCTCCAATTTTTGGATCTCAG ccGCAATCAACTTAGTTATCTTCCTGCCAATTTATGTCAGCTTCCTTTACAAGGTCTAATTGTCAACAATAACCGTTTAGTTAGTTTACCTGAAGAAATTGGAAAAATGCAAACTCTAATGGAACTTGATGCATCCTGTAACGAAATCGCTCATTTGCCTGTTCAAATAGGAGATTTGTCATCCCTAAAATGTCTCAAACTACGCCGAAATCATTTACAAGAAATCCCTGTGGAAATTTCCTACTTGCAATTGTCAACTCTAGACTTGAGTGGTAACCGCATATCCATTCTTCCTGTCGAGCTCCGTTTCATGACATCTGTTATTGATATAAACCTTGAAGAAAATCCGCTAACTTGTCCTCCTGcaaat CTTTGTTCACGTGGaagaattcatatatataaatatcttgaaATTCAAGCCATTAAAGAAGATCGAAGGAGAGGTGTTTTAACAGATTCTGAGTATAGGCGATCATTTCGTAAAACCGGAACTAATCAACTGAGCGATATGGG gtTTAACAACATGTTTAATTGTGATCCTAGAAGAAAACGAAATACGGCGGATAGTGGCTATGGAAGTGAGCAGCCGCTAGAGCGTCGTTGGTCTCAGGATTTTAACCAAGAG ataCAAGACTACCACCCGGACGAAGCTAAGCGACTCATTCTCAAGGCAGCTAGTTCTAGTACAATATCTAGGTCAATAAATAAAGTCAGTCATGTCGAAAAAAAAGTTCCTCCACATACTAGCTCTGGATCTAGTACTGCTAGCTCGGGTTATAGTTCATTATGCGGGCCCCATTGGGAAAACGGAGGAATGAGTAATAATGTCCTTAATCTCGGACAAAACCCATTAGATTGTGATTATAAAAACCCATCTATAGCCGGATCCATCTCCTCCTCTCAGTACTATCATTCGCCTAATAGTGTAGAAGGATCATATCATAAG ATGATGGACGGAATGACTATCTCGAATGAAAGAAATCATAATAAGCCGACAGGAGATTTTGTGGATTCTACAAGTCAAGAAAGGAGTGTGTATGGTCACAATTCGTCTGTAAAAAGGGG GCAATATAAGGAGCAGCTACGCCAACAGAGAAACAATGGATCTAATCATGATTACTCGAATTCGAATGAAATACCGCCGCCGCTGAGTGAAGAGCAACAATCTAATGATATCAAAAGCCGTTTGTCATCACATCCTCATAATCATATAACGCATGGACATGGTAACACCATGAAGCTCGGAAAACACAATGGAACGTCATCATCATTTGCGTATTCATATGATGTTAAAACAATGCAGAAGGAAGCTGTACTATCGTTTGTTAAG tcaaaATCAAATGGGTCCAGTAATACTGTTAATTCATCCAAATTACCCTCATCTTCCGGGATTCCACAGCCATCCTTGAACTCTTCATCGAGACTAAAGATGCCACAGCATTCCAATACTACTACAACTATAGATCAAAACAGAACATTCACTGCTAGACGAGAAGCTGAGAAATCTGCCACTTCTGAAACGCACATTCAACAGTTAAAAATG catCTTGAAAATAGATTAAGGCTGACTCTACCGGATGACATATCTGGATCTCTAGTTGATGGAGTGATATTATGTCATATGGCTAATCATGTAAAACCAAGATCAGTGCCTAGCATTCACGTCCCATCCCCTGCTGTGCCCAAACTCACTTCTGCCAAGTGCCGTAAAAATGTGGAAAACTTTTTATTGGCCTGTAGAAAAATCGGAGTCCGTGAT GAGGATCTTTTTGACTGGGACAATGTGAGCCCTCTTCCGGATCTCGAAAGAATATTGACTACTCTTCTGGCTTTAGAAGAAACGCTTTATTCTGCCCAGATTTCTTCCTCCTCCTGCTCTGATGAATTGGTTGGGCCACTTGATGAAGATCCAACAAGCCTGGCTCAACCTCCTCATTACCCTGACTTAGTTCCTATAGAAGAAACTACTAACATGAGACTTGTCAACAGTCaacctaataataatattaacactACTGACCTGTTCCTCAACAaaaccaccaccaccaccacgtCTCTTCAAccacaaattattaataatcataacaacttctttgaatcattttttctttctggTCTTTTATTGGGAACGGTTTTGCTATTATATCTGTATCCACCCCCTCAATag
- the LOC121130087 gene encoding leucine-rich repeat and calponin homology domain-containing protein isoform X1, producing MMMALSVAASSSPTPPPASHHSQHPDGKGGVILASSLSLSLEKLLDQAETSGELKLSGRNLKSFPRAGPSKSYNYLRDTVVADLSRNKLNEVPDECTKFSSMEKFLLYHNTIKSIPDSIIALHSLQFLDLSRNQLSYLPANLCQLPLQGLIVNNNRLVSLPEEIGKMQTLMELDASCNEIAHLPVQIGDLSSLKCLKLRRNHLQEIPVEISYLQLSTLDLSGNRISILPVELRFMTSVIDINLEENPLTCPPANLCSRGRIHIYKYLEIQAIKEDRRRGVLTDSEYRRSFRKTGTNQLSDMGFNNMFNCDPRRKRNTADSGYGSEQPLERRWSQDFNQEIQDYHPDEAKRLILKAASSSTISRSINKVSHVEKKVPPHTSSGSSTASSGYSSLCGPHWENGGMSNNVLNLGQNPLDCDYKNPSIAGSISSSQYYHSPNSVEGSYHKMMDGMTISNERNHNKPTGDFVDSTSQERSVYGHNSSVKRGGDKGATTHLPNHPTLSRPNPASSSSKLSSPRHNPPNPPLSTHESKILPHSSSTTTTTTTNVSSSNISIISNKYSGMVSPPNKINGSSGLPLPSKLTRSSDPHTKVHSQTYRQYKEQLRQQRNNGSNHDYSNSNEIPPPLSEEQQSNDIKSRLSSHPHNHITHGHGNTMKLGKHNGTSSSFAYSYDVKTMQKEAVLSFVKSKSNGSSNTVNSSKLPSSSGIPQPSLNSSSRLKMPQHSNTTTTIDQNRTFTARREAEKSATSETHIQQLKMHLENRLRLTLPDDISGSLVDGVILCHMANHVKPRSVPSIHVPSPAVPKLTSAKCRKNVENFLLACRKIGVRDEDLFDWDNVSPLPDLERILTTLLALEETLYSAQISSSSCSDELVGPLDEDPTSLAQPPHYPDLVPIEETTNMRLVNSQPNNNINTTDLFLNKTTTTTTSLQPQIINNHNNFFESFFLSGLLLGTVLLLYLYPPPQ from the exons ATCTATCTCGAAATAAACTTAATGAAGTACCAGATGAATGTACTAAATTCAGTTCAATGGAAAAGTTCCTACTCTATCACAACACCATTAAGTCTATTCCAGACTCTATTATAGCCTTGCATTCGCTCCAATTTTTGGATCTCAG ccGCAATCAACTTAGTTATCTTCCTGCCAATTTATGTCAGCTTCCTTTACAAGGTCTAATTGTCAACAATAACCGTTTAGTTAGTTTACCTGAAGAAATTGGAAAAATGCAAACTCTAATGGAACTTGATGCATCCTGTAACGAAATCGCTCATTTGCCTGTTCAAATAGGAGATTTGTCATCCCTAAAATGTCTCAAACTACGCCGAAATCATTTACAAGAAATCCCTGTGGAAATTTCCTACTTGCAATTGTCAACTCTAGACTTGAGTGGTAACCGCATATCCATTCTTCCTGTCGAGCTCCGTTTCATGACATCTGTTATTGATATAAACCTTGAAGAAAATCCGCTAACTTGTCCTCCTGcaaat CTTTGTTCACGTGGaagaattcatatatataaatatcttgaaATTCAAGCCATTAAAGAAGATCGAAGGAGAGGTGTTTTAACAGATTCTGAGTATAGGCGATCATTTCGTAAAACCGGAACTAATCAACTGAGCGATATGGG gtTTAACAACATGTTTAATTGTGATCCTAGAAGAAAACGAAATACGGCGGATAGTGGCTATGGAAGTGAGCAGCCGCTAGAGCGTCGTTGGTCTCAGGATTTTAACCAAGAG ataCAAGACTACCACCCGGACGAAGCTAAGCGACTCATTCTCAAGGCAGCTAGTTCTAGTACAATATCTAGGTCAATAAATAAAGTCAGTCATGTCGAAAAAAAAGTTCCTCCACATACTAGCTCTGGATCTAGTACTGCTAGCTCGGGTTATAGTTCATTATGCGGGCCCCATTGGGAAAACGGAGGAATGAGTAATAATGTCCTTAATCTCGGACAAAACCCATTAGATTGTGATTATAAAAACCCATCTATAGCCGGATCCATCTCCTCCTCTCAGTACTATCATTCGCCTAATAGTGTAGAAGGATCATATCATAAG ATGATGGACGGAATGACTATCTCGAATGAAAGAAATCATAATAAGCCGACAGGAGATTTTGTGGATTCTACAAGTCAAGAAAGGAGTGTGTATGGTCACAATTCGTCTGTAAAAAGGGG tggagATAAAGGAGCAACGACTCATTTACCAAACCATCCTACTTTATCGAGACCTAATCCTGCCTCCTCCTCTTCCAAGCTATCCTCTCCCCGCCATAATCCCCCAAATCCTCCTTTATCCACTCATGAATCTAAAATCTTACCTCATTCTTCGTCTACAACAACGACAACAACTACTAATGTTTCGAGTAgtaatattagtataatatcCAATAAATATTCGGGAATGGTATCGCCGCCTAATAAGATAAATGGTAGTAGTGGTTTGCCCCTTCCTTCTAAACTGACTAGATCATCAGATCCACACACTAAAGTCCACTCTCAAACGTATAG GCAATATAAGGAGCAGCTACGCCAACAGAGAAACAATGGATCTAATCATGATTACTCGAATTCGAATGAAATACCGCCGCCGCTGAGTGAAGAGCAACAATCTAATGATATCAAAAGCCGTTTGTCATCACATCCTCATAATCATATAACGCATGGACATGGTAACACCATGAAGCTCGGAAAACACAATGGAACGTCATCATCATTTGCGTATTCATATGATGTTAAAACAATGCAGAAGGAAGCTGTACTATCGTTTGTTAAG tcaaaATCAAATGGGTCCAGTAATACTGTTAATTCATCCAAATTACCCTCATCTTCCGGGATTCCACAGCCATCCTTGAACTCTTCATCGAGACTAAAGATGCCACAGCATTCCAATACTACTACAACTATAGATCAAAACAGAACATTCACTGCTAGACGAGAAGCTGAGAAATCTGCCACTTCTGAAACGCACATTCAACAGTTAAAAATG catCTTGAAAATAGATTAAGGCTGACTCTACCGGATGACATATCTGGATCTCTAGTTGATGGAGTGATATTATGTCATATGGCTAATCATGTAAAACCAAGATCAGTGCCTAGCATTCACGTCCCATCCCCTGCTGTGCCCAAACTCACTTCTGCCAAGTGCCGTAAAAATGTGGAAAACTTTTTATTGGCCTGTAGAAAAATCGGAGTCCGTGAT GAGGATCTTTTTGACTGGGACAATGTGAGCCCTCTTCCGGATCTCGAAAGAATATTGACTACTCTTCTGGCTTTAGAAGAAACGCTTTATTCTGCCCAGATTTCTTCCTCCTCCTGCTCTGATGAATTGGTTGGGCCACTTGATGAAGATCCAACAAGCCTGGCTCAACCTCCTCATTACCCTGACTTAGTTCCTATAGAAGAAACTACTAACATGAGACTTGTCAACAGTCaacctaataataatattaacactACTGACCTGTTCCTCAACAaaaccaccaccaccaccacgtCTCTTCAAccacaaattattaataatcataacaacttctttgaatcattttttctttctggTCTTTTATTGGGAACGGTTTTGCTATTATATCTGTATCCACCCCCTCAATag
- the LOC121130087 gene encoding leucine-rich repeat and calponin homology domain-containing protein isoform X3: protein MMMALSVAASSSPTPPPASHHSQHPDGKGGVILASSLSLSLEKLLDQAETSGELKLSGRNLKSFPRAGPSKSYNYLRDTVVADLSRNKLNEVPDECTKFSSMEKFLLYHNTIKSIPDSIIALHSLQFLDLSRNQLSYLPANLCQLPLQGLIVNNNRLVSLPEEIGKMQTLMELDASCNEIAHLPVQIGDLSSLKCLKLRRNHLQEIPVEISYLQLSTLDLSGNRISILPVELRFMTSVIDINLEENPLTCPPANLCSRGRIHIYKYLEIQAIKEDRRRGVLTDSEYRRSFRKTGTNQLSDMGFNNMFNCDPRRKRNTADSGYGSEQPLERRWSQDFNQEMMDGMTISNERNHNKPTGDFVDSTSQERSVYGHNSSVKRGGDKGATTHLPNHPTLSRPNPASSSSKLSSPRHNPPNPPLSTHESKILPHSSSTTTTTTTNVSSSNISIISNKYSGMVSPPNKINGSSGLPLPSKLTRSSDPHTKVHSQTYRQYKEQLRQQRNNGSNHDYSNSNEIPPPLSEEQQSNDIKSRLSSHPHNHITHGHGNTMKLGKHNGTSSSFAYSYDVKTMQKEAVLSFVKSKSNGSSNTVNSSKLPSSSGIPQPSLNSSSRLKMPQHSNTTTTIDQNRTFTARREAEKSATSETHIQQLKMHLENRLRLTLPDDISGSLVDGVILCHMANHVKPRSVPSIHVPSPAVPKLTSAKCRKNVENFLLACRKIGVRDEDLFDWDNVSPLPDLERILTTLLALEETLYSAQISSSSCSDELVGPLDEDPTSLAQPPHYPDLVPIEETTNMRLVNSQPNNNINTTDLFLNKTTTTTTSLQPQIINNHNNFFESFFLSGLLLGTVLLLYLYPPPQ, encoded by the exons ATCTATCTCGAAATAAACTTAATGAAGTACCAGATGAATGTACTAAATTCAGTTCAATGGAAAAGTTCCTACTCTATCACAACACCATTAAGTCTATTCCAGACTCTATTATAGCCTTGCATTCGCTCCAATTTTTGGATCTCAG ccGCAATCAACTTAGTTATCTTCCTGCCAATTTATGTCAGCTTCCTTTACAAGGTCTAATTGTCAACAATAACCGTTTAGTTAGTTTACCTGAAGAAATTGGAAAAATGCAAACTCTAATGGAACTTGATGCATCCTGTAACGAAATCGCTCATTTGCCTGTTCAAATAGGAGATTTGTCATCCCTAAAATGTCTCAAACTACGCCGAAATCATTTACAAGAAATCCCTGTGGAAATTTCCTACTTGCAATTGTCAACTCTAGACTTGAGTGGTAACCGCATATCCATTCTTCCTGTCGAGCTCCGTTTCATGACATCTGTTATTGATATAAACCTTGAAGAAAATCCGCTAACTTGTCCTCCTGcaaat CTTTGTTCACGTGGaagaattcatatatataaatatcttgaaATTCAAGCCATTAAAGAAGATCGAAGGAGAGGTGTTTTAACAGATTCTGAGTATAGGCGATCATTTCGTAAAACCGGAACTAATCAACTGAGCGATATGGG gtTTAACAACATGTTTAATTGTGATCCTAGAAGAAAACGAAATACGGCGGATAGTGGCTATGGAAGTGAGCAGCCGCTAGAGCGTCGTTGGTCTCAGGATTTTAACCAAGAG ATGATGGACGGAATGACTATCTCGAATGAAAGAAATCATAATAAGCCGACAGGAGATTTTGTGGATTCTACAAGTCAAGAAAGGAGTGTGTATGGTCACAATTCGTCTGTAAAAAGGGG tggagATAAAGGAGCAACGACTCATTTACCAAACCATCCTACTTTATCGAGACCTAATCCTGCCTCCTCCTCTTCCAAGCTATCCTCTCCCCGCCATAATCCCCCAAATCCTCCTTTATCCACTCATGAATCTAAAATCTTACCTCATTCTTCGTCTACAACAACGACAACAACTACTAATGTTTCGAGTAgtaatattagtataatatcCAATAAATATTCGGGAATGGTATCGCCGCCTAATAAGATAAATGGTAGTAGTGGTTTGCCCCTTCCTTCTAAACTGACTAGATCATCAGATCCACACACTAAAGTCCACTCTCAAACGTATAG GCAATATAAGGAGCAGCTACGCCAACAGAGAAACAATGGATCTAATCATGATTACTCGAATTCGAATGAAATACCGCCGCCGCTGAGTGAAGAGCAACAATCTAATGATATCAAAAGCCGTTTGTCATCACATCCTCATAATCATATAACGCATGGACATGGTAACACCATGAAGCTCGGAAAACACAATGGAACGTCATCATCATTTGCGTATTCATATGATGTTAAAACAATGCAGAAGGAAGCTGTACTATCGTTTGTTAAG tcaaaATCAAATGGGTCCAGTAATACTGTTAATTCATCCAAATTACCCTCATCTTCCGGGATTCCACAGCCATCCTTGAACTCTTCATCGAGACTAAAGATGCCACAGCATTCCAATACTACTACAACTATAGATCAAAACAGAACATTCACTGCTAGACGAGAAGCTGAGAAATCTGCCACTTCTGAAACGCACATTCAACAGTTAAAAATG catCTTGAAAATAGATTAAGGCTGACTCTACCGGATGACATATCTGGATCTCTAGTTGATGGAGTGATATTATGTCATATGGCTAATCATGTAAAACCAAGATCAGTGCCTAGCATTCACGTCCCATCCCCTGCTGTGCCCAAACTCACTTCTGCCAAGTGCCGTAAAAATGTGGAAAACTTTTTATTGGCCTGTAGAAAAATCGGAGTCCGTGAT GAGGATCTTTTTGACTGGGACAATGTGAGCCCTCTTCCGGATCTCGAAAGAATATTGACTACTCTTCTGGCTTTAGAAGAAACGCTTTATTCTGCCCAGATTTCTTCCTCCTCCTGCTCTGATGAATTGGTTGGGCCACTTGATGAAGATCCAACAAGCCTGGCTCAACCTCCTCATTACCCTGACTTAGTTCCTATAGAAGAAACTACTAACATGAGACTTGTCAACAGTCaacctaataataatattaacactACTGACCTGTTCCTCAACAaaaccaccaccaccaccacgtCTCTTCAAccacaaattattaataatcataacaacttctttgaatcattttttctttctggTCTTTTATTGGGAACGGTTTTGCTATTATATCTGTATCCACCCCCTCAATag